From a region of the Sesamum indicum cultivar Zhongzhi No. 13 linkage group LG3, S_indicum_v1.0, whole genome shotgun sequence genome:
- the LOC105157322 gene encoding TPR repeat-containing thioredoxin TDX-like, whose translation MAKALLGSWEAARIDLHVASELDFDVETSMMLKGFGKVEPFANKIEEHRQKYERLRKERELRKIELEKLRLAQLFILLQHGPAPVITWLHYASLAAKYPKVVFLKVDTDKAKYVAIEWNVYSIPSFFLINSSREADIIIDVDMAHANLVKKMGIKQIFCI comes from the exons ATGGCAAAGGCATTGTTGGGCTCATGGGAAGCTGCAAGAATTGATCTCCATGTAGCATCAGAGTTAGATTTTGATGTGGAGACCAGTATGATGCTCAAAGG TTTTGGCAAG GTTGAGCCTTTTGCTAACAAGATTGAAGAGCATAGGCAAAAATATGAACGCCTTCGCAAAGAAAGGGAGCTGCGGAAAATTGAGCTTGAAAAGCTGAGGCTGGCCCAG TTGTTTATTTTACTGCAACATGGTCCGGCCCCTGTCATTACATGGCTCCACTATGCAAGCTTGGCTGCAAAATATCCAAAAGTCGTGTTTCTGAAAGTTGATACCGACAAGGCAAAGTATGTAGCTATTGAGTGGAATGTCTACAGCATTCCAAGTTTCTTCTTGATTAACAGTAGCAGAGAAGCtgatataataattgatgTCGATATGGCCCATGCGAACCTTGTTAAGAAAATGGGGATAAAGCAAATATTTTGCATTTGA
- the LOC110011703 gene encoding serine/threonine-protein phosphatase 7 long form homolog gives MDNNRWLPAAPYGATWNCQHTFTTTVRGTVRVVREILDEMQADQFIWQPYDMDSDVIMAYADELNPQLWRSSVPLIFYAIVEMHRPERVVRQFGMRQNVPESTDTRDMSLHQISRKNHAGADWSLQHIQYINRWQKRYDTVVHRPLISNRRETERGYWEWYYNITRNFVSSSTDRRVESGYQPGEAPMLQVVANEVNALETLCRSRPPNIEGYSQLVDRFEHGLHIIKEFS, from the exons ATGGACAACAATCGCTGGCTCCCAGCagcaccatatggtgctaCTTGGAATTGTCAGCACACTTTCACCACTACAGTTCGGGGAACTGTACGAGTCGTACGAGAAATTTTGGATGAGATGCAGGCGGATCAg tTCATATGGCAGCCGTATGACATGGACTCGGATGTCATTATGGCTTACGCCGATGAATTGAACCCCCAGTTGTGGAGGTCATCTGTTCCGTTGATATTCTACGCAATAGTTGAAATGCATCGTCCCGAACGAGTTGTTCGCCAATTCGGGATGAGGCAGAATGTACCAGAATCGACGGATACCCGTGATATGAGCCTCCATCAGATTTCCCGTAAAAATCACGCGGGCGCAGATTGGTCTCTGCAACACATACAATACATCAATAGATGGCAAAAACGATATGACACGGTTGTACATAGGCCACTCATTTCTAATAGAAGGGAAACAGAACGAGGTTATTGGGAGTGGTACTAcaacataacaagaaatttcgTGTCGTCATCTACTGATAGACGTGTGGAAAGCGGGTACCAACCTGGAGAAGCACCTATGTTGCAAGTTGTG GCAAATGAGGTGAATGCCCTTGAAACTTTATGTCGATCTAGACCACCAAATATCGAAGGATATAGTCAATTGGTGGATAGATTTGAACATGGGTTACATATTATCAAGGAGTTCAGTTGA
- the LOC105157321 gene encoding ABC transporter G family member 17-like has protein sequence MAKFARTDANRNLETLLDLDKTAPGNKNITRQPTRKLIPGHGLEFKNLSYSVLKKQKKDGVWITKETYLLNDISGQATRGEIMAIMGPSGAGKSTFLDALAGRIAQGSLEGSVRIDGKQVTTSYMKMISSYVMQDDQLFPMLTVLETFMFAAEVRLSPSISTAEKKKRVIELLDQLGLTSTMHTYIGNEGNRGVSGGERRRVSIGIDIIHKPSLLFLDEPTSGLDSTSAFSVVEKVKDIARGGSIVLMTIHQPSFRIQMLLDRIVVLARGRLIYMGSPDALPSYLSGFKRPVPDGENSIEYLLDVIKEYDESTIGLDPLVLYQRDGIKPDRVAMTPVRRTPRRPKTPLTKSPWSRFISLHSSQFSNGNMTPRAQSRQFDSNNDDGEDDEEDFDASLERKSRIPHTPMSMHSGVYHPRLASQFYKDFSVWIYQGVRGTPRRPPTWTPARTPRQTPMSSSRSHISNHYPTNHRNPPHTKTPTVFSPAPDSYAPSYEELNIAEEVLDEPEHRNKFANPWLREVAVLSWRTGLNVIRTPELFLSREIVLAVMALVLSSLFKNLNKEDFKTINRLLNFYIFAICLVFFSSNDAVPTFIQERFIFIRETSHNAYRASSYVISSLIVYLPFFAVQGITFAAITRYILRLRCNIIYFWLILYASLITTNAYVMLVSAMVPSYITGYAVVIATTALFFLTCGFFLKSSQIPRYWRWLHYISAIKYPFEALLINEFKGTKCYQGKPEDLSPGPLGEIRISQLHNTSSAVAQDPKCMLIGEDVLFTMDIHSIESIWVDIGILLAWGVLYRLFFYVVLRFYSKNERK, from the exons atggCAAAGTTTGCACGTACAGACGCGAATAGGAACCTTGAGACATTGTTGGACTTGGATAAAACTGCTCCAgggaataaaaatattacgaGGCAGCCTACACGGAAGTTGATTCCAGGCCATGGCCTTGAATTCAAGAACTTATCATACAGCGTcttgaagaaacaaaagaaagatggTGTGTGGATCACCAAGGAAACTTATCTTCTCAATGACATTTCAGGGCAGGCCACGAGAGGTGAAATTATGGCCATTATGGGGCCTAGTGGAGCCGGCAAGTCAACTTTTCTTGATGCTTTGGCTGGTCGGATAGCGCAGGGGAGTCTTGAAGGCTCTGTCAGAATCGACGGGAAACAA GTGACAACCAGTTATATGAAGATGATTTCATCCTATGTGATGCAAGATGATCAGCTCTTTCCCATGTTAACTGTTTTGGAGACATTCATGTTTGCAGCAGAAGTTCGGCTTTCTCCATCTATCTCCACTgctgaaaaaaagaaaagagttatTGAACTTCTTGATCAGCTTGGTTTGACA AGTACAATGCATACATACATCGGCAACGAAGGTAATAGAGGAGTCTCTGGGGGAGAAAGGCGAAGGGTGTCTATTGGGATTGacataatccacaaaccatcacttttgtttcttgatgAGCCAACATCAGGTCTTGATTCGACGAGCGCTTTTAGTGTCGTTGAAAAGGTGAAGGATATTGCAAGAGGTGGCAGCATAGTCCTCATGACAATCCACCAGCCTTCCTTCAGAATACAAATGCTCCTGGACCGTATCGTAGTTCTTGCAAG AGGTAGACTGATTTACATGGGAAGTCCAGATGCGCTGCCTTCCTACCTCTCTGGATTTAAAAGGCCAGTTCCAGATGGTGAAAACAGCATTGAGTATCTTCTGGATGTGATCAAAGAGTATGATGAATCAACTATCGGACTTGACCCGCTCGTTCTGTACCAACGTGATGGGATCAAACCGGACAGAGTGGCTATGACCCCAGTTCGAAGAACACCGAGAAGGCCTAAGACTCCACTCACAAAGAGTCCCTGGTCTAGATTTATCAGCCTCCATAGCAGCCAGTTTTCAAATGGAAACATGACCCCTCGAGCACAATCAAGGCAGTTCGATTCTAACAATGATGAtggagaagatgatgaagaagacTTTGATGCTTCGTTGGAACGAAAAAGCAGGATACCTCATACGCCCATGAGCATGCATAGTGGAGTCTATCATCCTCGGTTGGCTTCTCAGTTCTACAAAGACTTCTCAGTGTGGATCTATCAGGGTGTCAGGGGGACCCCCCGCCGGCCTCCAACATGGACTCCAGCAAGAACCCCCAGGCAAACTCCTATGTCCAGTTCAAGAAGTCATATATCAAACCATTACCCCACTAATCATAGGAACCCTCCACATACAAAAACTCCAACAGTCTTTAGCCCTGCACCTGATTCATATGCACCTTCTTATGAAGAATTGAACATAGCAGAAGAAGTACTTGATGAGCCTGAGCACAGGAACAAATTCGCCAACCCCTGGCTACGTGAAGTGGCGGTTCTGTCATGGCGTACGGGCCTCAACGTGATCCGTACCCCAGAGCTATTCTTGTCCCGCGAGATTGTCTTGGCAGTAATGGCTCTGGTTCTGTCATCCCTTTTCAAGAATCTTAACAAAGAGGACTTTAAAACCATCAACCGCCTTCTTAACTTCTACATCTTTGCCATCTGCCTCGTCTTCTTCTCTTCCAATGATGCTGTCCCAACTTTCATCCAAGAACGATTTATCTTCATACGCGAAACGTCCCACAATGCTTATCGAGCTTCATCTTATGTCATCTCCTCCCTCATAGTGTACCTCCCATTTTTTGCAGTCCAGGGCATCACATTTGCAGCAATTACCCGATACATTCTCCGCCTGAGGTGTAACATCATATACTTCTGGCTGATCCTCTATGCTTCACTTATAACCACGAATGCTTATGTGATGCTTGTGAGTGCAATGGTTCCAAGTTATATCACCGGTTATGCAGTAGTTATAGCCACAACAgctctctttttcttgacTTGCGGCTTCTTCTTGAAATCATCACAAATTCCCAGGTACTGGAGATGGCTGCACTACATATCTGCAATCAAGTACCCTTTTGAGGCACTGCTGATAAATGAATTCAAGGGCACGAAGTGTTATCAAGGCAAACCTGAAGACCTTTCACCTGGCCCTCTTGGAGAGATAAGGATCAGCCAACTGCATAATACATCATCAGCTGTAGCTCAGGATCCAAAGTGCATGTTGATTGGTGAAGATGTTCTATTCACTATGGATATTCATAGCATCGAGAGTATTTGGGTTGACATCGGCATTCTGCTGGCATGGGGAGTTCTTTACCGGCTTTTCTTCTATGTGGTTCTCAGGTTTTATTCCAAGAATGAGCGAAAATGA
- the LOC105157320 gene encoding haloacid dehalogenase-like hydrolase domain-containing protein At3g48420 codes for MASKAISPPPLTASCSSAKTQFFTKKTVLLSSSSCSKILGGSRLASIRIKKRTLSSGRGFGVVKCMASAAPSVLPKALLFDCDGVLVDTEKDGHRISFNETFAEKELGVTWDVDLYGELLKIGGGKERMTAYFNKAGWPDKAPKSDEERKEFVASLHKRKTELFMALIEKKLLPLRPGVAKLIDQALGNGVNVAVCSTSNEKAVSAVVSFLLGPERAEKIQIFAGDVVPRKKPDPAIYLLAAETLGVEPSSCVVVEDSAIGLAAAKAAGMTCIVTKSGYTGDEDFVNADAVFDCIGDPPEERFDLAFCGSLLEKQYVS; via the exons ATGGCATCAAAAGCCATCTCTCCTCCACCACTCACAGCTTCATGTTCATCAGCAAAAACCcaattttttaccaaaaagaCTGTTCTTTTATCATCATCGTCATGTTCCAAGATACTAGGAGGTTCAAGATTAGCCAGCataagaatcaagaaaagaacttTAAGCAGTGGGAGGGGGTTTGGAGTGGTGAAATGCATGGCTTCTGCTGCACCATCAGTTCTTCCCAAGGCTCTTTTGTTCGATTGTGATGGTGTGTTGGTTGACACTGAGAAAGATGGCCACCGCATTTCTTTCAATGAAACTTTCGCTGAA AAAGAATTGGGAGTTACTTGGGACGTGGATTTGTACGGTGAACTGCTCAAAATTGGGGGTGGAAAAGAAAG GATGACGGCCTACTTCAATAAGGCGGGGTGGCCGGACAAAGCCCCCAAGAGCgatgaagaaagaaaggaattcGTAGCATCACTTCATAAGAGAAAGACGGAACTGTTTATGGCACTTATCGAGAAAAAGTTGCTGCCTCTTCGACCAGGTGTTGCAAA GTTAATAGATCAGGCTCTCGGAAATGGAGTCAATGTTGCTGTATGCAGCACTTCAAACGAGAAGGCG GTCTCTGCTGTAGTTTCATTCTTGTTAGGACCCGAACGAGCAGAAAAAATCCAGATATTTGCTGGAGATGTGGTTCCTCGCAAGAAGCCTGATCCA GCAATTTATCTGTTAGCTGCAGAAACACTGGGAGTCGAACCTTCAAG TTGCGTTGTTGTGGAAGACAGCGCAATCGGTCTTGCAGCTGCCAAGGCTGCAGGAATGACATGTATCGTAACAAAGAGCGG GTACACGGGCGATGAGGATTTTGTGAATGCTGATGCAGTTTTCGACTGCATCGGTGATCCTCCGGAGGAACGGTTCGACTTGGCATTCTGTGGGAGCCTTCTTGAGAAGCAATATGTTAGTTGA
- the LOC105157319 gene encoding uncharacterized protein LOC105157319, with protein sequence MKTDLQKLPFILKPFILSIFLSLPFLAFLSLQTTRPALHKTTTTTPENLPSDLKIRPGYSSYDEYLQRQLNKTLNPKLRQIWTTRDWTRKVKVFSQFFESLKQRQLLFNGSKSLCIGARVGQEVAALKRVGVHDSVGIDLVPYPPLVLKGDFHHQPFNDETFDFEFSNVFDHALYPWKFVGEIERTLKRGGVCVLHVLLSRRADKYSANDLYSVKPLQELFKNSELVEVTSIDGFGLDTEVVFRKKN encoded by the coding sequence ATGAAAACGGATCTTCAAAAACTACCCTTCATCCTCAAACCTTTCATCCTCTCCATCTTCCTCTCCCTACCCTTCTTAGcctttctctccctccaaaccACACGTCCAGCTCTCCACAAAACCACCACAACCACACCCGAAAACCTCCCTTCAGATCTCAAGATCCGACCCGGCTACTCCTCCTACGATGAATACCTCCAACGCCAGCTCAACAAGACCCTCAACCCCAAACTCCGACAAATATGGACCACCCGCGACTGGACCCGAAAGGTCAAGGTCTTCTCCCAGTTTTTCGAGAGTCTGAAGCAGAGACAACTCTTGTTTAACGGGTCAAAATCTCTATGCATTGGCGCTCGGGTGGGGCAAGAAGTAGCTGCCCTGAAACGGGTGGGAGTCCATGACTCCGTGGGAATCGATCTAGTGCCCTATCCTCCACTTGTCCTGAAGGGCGACTTCCATCATCAGCCGTTCAATGATGAGACCTTTGATTTCGAGTTCTCAAACGTGTTTGACCACGCGCTTTATCCATGGAAATTCGTGGGGGAGATCGAACGGACGTTGAAGCGGGGAGGGGTTTGCGTGTTACACGTGTTGCTATCTCGACGGGCGGATAAGTACTCGGCCAATGATCTGTACAGTGTGAAGCCATTACAGGAACTGTTCAAGAACTCGGAGCTGGTTGAGGTAACAAGTATTGATGGATTTGGGCTGGACACTGAGGTTGtctttaggaaaaaaaattaa
- the LOC105157323 gene encoding TPR repeat-containing thioredoxin TDX — protein sequence MDADKIEELKGFVEHCKQNPSVLHTPSLAFFKNFLQSLGAQIPPPSGKSGRDGEEHQDEKHFESKNTYVSSDDISNEDIVKSDVELDNSDVVEPDNDPPVKMGDPSTEVTEENQEAAQLSKAKAMDAMADGKLDEAIDLLTEAILLNPKSAILYANRASVFLKLKKPNAAIRDADVALQINPDSAKGYKARGMARAMLGLWEEAASDLHVASKLDFDGEIHLMLKKVEPNANRIEEHRRKYERLRKERELRKIELEKQRRQAKSQDAEAAYVLKDGEVIGIHSASELKTKLNAASKTSRLALIYFTATWCGPCRVISPVISSLAGKYPKVVFLKVDIDEARDAAAEWNISSVPSFFFVKNGREVDKMVGADKSTLERKIAQHAN from the exons ATGGATGCGGACAAGATTGAAGAACTGAAGGGCTTCGTGGAGCATTGCAAGCAAAACCCTTCTGTTTTGCACACTCCGTCTCTTgcttttttcaagaattttctcCAAAG CCTGGGTGCTCAAATTCCACCACCATCTGGAAAATCG GGTAGAGACGGCGAGGAACATCAAGATGAGAAGCATTTTGAATCTAAAAACACTTACGTGTCAAGTGACGACATTTCAAATGAGGACATTGTCAAATCTGATGTTGAGTTGGATAATTCCGATGTTGTGGAGCCTGATAACGATCCTCCTGTAAAG ATGGGGGATCCTTCCACTGAAGTAACTGAGGAAAATCAAGAAGCTGCTCAATTATCAAAAGCGAAAGCTATGGATGCAATGGCTGATG GTAAGTTAGATGAAGCCATAGATCTTCTAACGGAAGCAATCCTGTTGAATCCAAAGTCGGCaatattatatgcaaataGAG CAAGTGTCTTTCTTAAACTGAAGAAACCAAATGCTGCAATCCGAGATGCTGATGTTGCTTTACAG ATCAACCCGGACTCGGCAAAAGGATATAAAGCACGAGGGATGGCAAGAGCAATGTTGGGCTTATGGGAAGAGGCGGCTAGTGATTTGCATGTGGCATCAAAATTGGATTTTGATGGGGAGATTCATTTGATGCTAAAAAAG GTTGAACCCAATGCTAACAGAATAGAAGAGCATCGCCGAAAATATGAACGTCTGCGAAAAGAAAGGGAACTGAGAAAAATTGAGCTTGAAAAGCAGAGACGTCAAGCTAAATCCCAG GATGCTGAAGCTGCTTATGTTTTAAAAGATG GAGAAGTAATCGGAATTCACTCTGCTAGCGAGCTGAAAACTAAGCTGAACGCCGCTTCAAAGACATCACGGCTTGCACTCATCTACTTCACTGCAACATGGTGTGGCCCGTGTCGTGTCATTTCTCCAGTGATCTCAAGCCTTGCAGGAAAGTACCCGAAAGTCGTGTTTCTGAAAGTTGATATAGACGAGGCAAGAGATGCAGCTGCTGAGTGGAATATCAGCAGTGTCCCAAGTTTCTTCTTTGTGAAAAATGGCAGAGAGGTTGATAAAATGGTTGGTGCTGACAAAAGTACACTTGAAAGGAAGATTGCCCAGCATGCTAACTAA